DNA from Palaemon carinicauda isolate YSFRI2023 chromosome 26, ASM3689809v2, whole genome shotgun sequence:
tcattcttctctcttctttcttctctcttctttcttcactcttctctcttctctcttctctcttctttcctctctcttctttcttctctcttctttctctcttcactcttctctcttctttcttctttcttctctcttctttcttctctcttcactcttctctcttctttcttctctcttctttcttttctgaaaaagatcctgtacacgTGAATATTTATCAAAGAACATATCACCCTTGGATCCAGACCTTGGCTCATAGGTccacatgaaaaagatccagtacaggtgaatctttatcaaggaacatatcgTGACCTTGGATCCGGACCTTGGATCATACGTccacatgaaaaagatccagtacaggtgaatctttatcaaggaacatatcgTGACCTTGGATCCGGACCTTGGCTCATACGTccacatgaaaaagatccagtacagatgaatctttatcaaggaacatatcgTGACCTTGGATCCGGACCTTGGATCATACGTccacatgaaaaagatccagtacaggtgaatctttatcaaggaacatatcgTGACCTTGGATCCGGACCTTGGATCATACGTccacatgaaaaagatccagtacaggtgaatctttatcaaggaacatatcgTGACCTTGGATCCAGACCTTGGCTCATACGTccacatgaaaaagatccagtacaggtgaatctttatcaaggaacatatctTGACCTTGGATCCGGACCTTGGATCAACATccacatgaaaaagatccagtacaggtgaatctttatcaaggaacatatcaTGACCTTGGATCCAGACCTTGGCTCATACGTccacatgaaaaagatccagtacaggtgaatctttatcaaggaacatatcgTGACCTTGGATCCGGACCTTGGCTCATACGTccacatgaaaaagatccagtacaggtgaatctttatcaaggaacatatcgTGACCTTGGATCCGGACCTTGGCTCATAGGTccacatgaaaaagatccagtacaggtgaatctttatcaaggaacatatcgTGACCTTGGATCCGGACCTTGGCTCATAGGTccacatgaaaaagatccagtacaggtgaatctttatcaaggaacatatcgTGACCTTGGATCCGGACCTTGGCTCATAGGTccacatgaaaaagatccagtacaggtgaatctttatcaaggaacatatcgTGACCTTGGATCCGGACCTTGGATCATACGTccacatgaaaaagatccagtacaggtgaatctttatcaaggaacatatcgTGACCTTGGATCCAGACCTTGGCTCATACGTccacatgaaaaagatccagtacaggtgaatctttatcaaggaacatatctTGACCTTGGATCCGGACCTTGGATCAACGTccacatgaaaaagatccagtacaggtgaatctttatcaaggaacatatcgTGACCTTGGATCCAGACCTTGGCTCATACGTccacatgaaaaagatccagtacagatgaatctttattaaggaacataTCTAGACCTTTGATCCTACAGTCaacttctcatcatcatcatcatcaccatcaccatcatcatcatcatcattaataccaTCTACTAATGATGGTTGGAATATTTCGGTCATCCTTTTTAACttcttatcatcaccatcattatcaataCCATCTACTAATGATGGTTGGAATATTTcgatcttttttatctttttatcaccatcaccatcaccatcatcccaatcaccatcatcatcataaataataTCTACTAATGATGGTTGGAATATTTCGGATATCTTTCCTTTGTCATCAGTATCATCACTATAAATACCATCTACAGATGATGGTTGGACTATTCGATCTTTCTTATCCTTGCCTTTTTCTGACGATCAATACGGTACCAGGTACCTATACCTACCCTCAAATACAAAGCCTGGGCGCCATAATCAACTACACTTTGTGTTCGACTTAGGAAGTCTGTCCCTAAGATTATATCACCATGTCCATGGGGTATAATATCTCTTCTTATAATTCTGAGTGGGGCTAAATCTTTCTCCTTGGTGCATATTATTATTGATTCTACACATGGGCCTCTTCTGTGAACTCTAGCGTTTATCTTATTCCTTCCCTTTTTCTCCTTCAAAAATTGACTTCTCACAAAGTTTCCTCTTTTTTCTGTTATATGAACTTTGGCTACGTCCTCCGACTTCTCTCTTAGGTTCACGAAAAAGGTAAATGGGTTCTGGAAAGGCTTGGGCTTATTTCTAACACCCTTTTCGAGGTAAAGAGTGGATCCCCTTTTAGCGAACTCTCTAACAAACCCATATTTGGCCAATACTTCAACTCCAATTATAATTTCTGGATTCAGGTCTCGGTTTTGGATGTAGAAATCAGCAATAATATCAATATCTCTGCATTTTATGACGACACCCTTTATCATACCAATAATGGCAAGATCTCTAAAGACCTTAGCCTCCACTTTTGAAGGGTGAATGTCCAGGATGTTGCCGTCTATTTTTAATCTTCTTGCCTCATGGAGTGACATAACAGAGCGGTGGGTCACTTCATCTGTAGCAATTCCAAATTTGACTTTCTTATCTTTTATCTTTCCATGAGCCGTGTTATCTAAATCTACTTTCACCTGAATGTGCTTTTTATATTCTGGTTTGGGCACCCGAATAAACTGTGGTCGACCCTTTGCCTCTCCACTGAGTTGCTCGTTAAGATAAACCTTCCATCTGAAATGATCGATGCGGATACTTAGTTTCCTATCCCGATGATCCCTCTCATTTAAACTCCATAATTTCCAGCTTATTAATTTCCGTCGTCCTTCCATTGTCCGCGTAcctatttctcttttctttctcaCTCGGCGTTTGCCGTCTCTTCGGGGTGTGTTTTGGGGCGGTATCCCTACTGGTCTATAGTCTTCTTTTTCGTATGCGTCGTTTCCCTCTTCTACTAGTTGTGGAAATTCTTTGATTCGGACATATTGTCCTGATTTTGATAAATCCTTTTGTGGGGATCCACTTGTTGATTCATTTTTCTGATTTGCATTCTTTATCACTTGTGTATTAAGTTCGcgaaaatatttttccaaatggGCTATTTTCGTATCATGCTCTTGCAACAGGTTATGAGCACATTCATATTTAATCTTTGTACCCATTCTTTCTAATAAAAtagaatcatttttattttctaccCTTTTTTCCACCTCAGGTTTCTCAACTTCTGATTCATTTTTCTGTCTTCCTTTCATTACCAATTCTCTATTTAGTTGGCGAACATATTTTTCCAGATGGGCTATTTTCGTATCATGCTCTTGCAACAGGTTTTGAACACATTCATATTTAATCTTTGTACCCATTCTTTCTAATGAAAtagaatcatttttattttctaataaaatagTATCATTTTTATCTTCTACCCTCTTTTCCACCTCAGGTTTCTCAACTTCCGATTCATTTTTCTGTCTTCCTTTCATTACCAATTCTTTATTTAGTTGGCGAACATATTTCTCCAAATGGGCTATTTTCGTATCATGCTCTTGCAACAGGTTTTGAACACATTCATATTTAATCTTTACACCCATTCTTTCTAATGAAACAGAATCATTTTTATCTTCTACCCTCTTTTCCACCTCAGGTTTCTCAACTTCCGATTCATTTTTCTGTCTTCCTTTCATTACCAATTCTTTATTTAGTTGGCGAACATATTTCTCCAAATGGGCTATTTTCGTATCATGCTCTTGCAACAGGTTTTGAACACATTCATATTTAATCTTTACACCCATTCTTTCTAATGAAACAGAATCATTTTTATCTTCTACCCTCTTTTCCACCTCAGGTTTCTCAACTTCCGATTCATTTTTCTGTCTTCCTTTCATTACCAATTCTTTATTTAGTTGGCGAACATATTTCTCCAAATGGGCTATTTTCGTATCATGCTCTTGCAACAGGTTTGAACACATTCATATTTAATCTTTACACCCATTCTTTCTAATGAAAtagaatcatttttattttctaccCTCTTTTCTTGCAACTGGATACTTTCTTTCATAGCGCTTTTTTCCGTTTTCCTTATTTGGTCAGTCAAGCGATCTACCTTTTCAACCATATTTTGGAAAGCATCGTCTATTCTTCTAATTTCATCCTCAAGTTTCTCAACCTTGTTGTTCAAATTAACTATCTTGCATTCTTGTTCTAACATAATATCGTCTTTCGTCGCATTTTTTTCCAACATATCCGTTATTATGTCGTCCTTTCTTCTACTTTCCACACAGAGCATAGCTACAGTTTTTTCCAAATTAGTTATCCTTACATCCCTCTCCGAGAGAGCCTTTCTCAGGAAATCTGTGTTATCATCTATTTTTAGGCTAATTTCCTTCAAAGTCGCCTGACTTACCTCAATCTTTTGCAGCACGTCAACTAGGGAGCTGCTACTCCTCAACTCCTCCTGACGATGATCCTGCTGCTTCCTCGCCAAATGAAGGATTGCCTCAGAGAGATGGGAAATAACCTCGTCTTTTTGTTGCTCCTTCCGCatattttttattccttcttcAATTGACCTTTGCGCCGTCTTCGGCACAGCCCTCTCCGGCCGATAATTCTCCTGGATAGGTGGTTTTAGATTGGCCTCTCTTAtaggggaccacgggctcttgccgttTCGGCCGCCCGTAAGTGGGAAATCATCTTCTCGTTTGCGTTCCATTCTTGGCAGAGTTTGCGACCAACGTCTCAATATTTCTTGCTTTTCTTTTTGCAATTCGTCTCCTTTTAGCGTTTCGATCCATTTTTTCCCCTCTACGCATTTTTTGCCAGATTCATTTCCCATTGATTTGAGGGGTTTCAGCATCTTTATTCTTTCTTGCGCCTCCTCAGGAGGACGGCATAAAgctttcataaaaaataatattcctatcCTAGCTTTTTCTAGCGATAGAACCAAATAACTCATAAAATTCATAACATACATAATATTAACAGCCATTTCGATATAAACTGAATAGGTACTCATACTTTTTCacctataatttaaaaaattaagttAGGTAGAGacggggattgatgaggcagaagcgcagaatagaaaaagatggaaacgttTCATCCGCAACGGCGACTCCATATAAAAAttggaaccagctgggaagaagaagaagaagaagaaggtggaaACTTTTTAGCTTGGATCGGAAAGACTCTCCCGATCGGATTTCGAAGACTTTTCGGGGTCTAATGTCTTCAAAACAAAGGAAGATTTCAATGCGAATGGAAGACTTCCGCGATTCCGGAAGCGTTACTGAGAGAAGAGAGCAGTTGG
Protein-coding regions in this window:
- the LOC137619944 gene encoding golgin subfamily A member 6-like protein 24; amino-acid sequence: MAVNIMYVMNFMSYLVLSLEKARIGILFFMKALCRPPEEAQERIKMLKPLKSMGNESGKKCVEGKKWIETLKGDELQKEKQEILRRWSQTLPRMERKREDDFPLTGGRNGKSPWSPIREANLKPPIQENYRPERAVPKTAQRSIEEGIKNMRKEQQKDEVISHLSEAILHLARKQQDHRQEELRSSSSLVDVLQKIEVSQATLKEISLKIDDNTDFLRKALSERDVRITNLEKTVAMLCVESRRKDDIITDMLEKNATKDDIMLEQECKIVNLNNKVEKLEDEIRRIDDAFQNMVEKVDRLTDQIRKTEKSAMKESIQLQEKRVENKNDSISLERMGVKIKYECVQTCCKSMIRK